The following nucleotide sequence is from Tardiphaga alba.
TATCCCGCAGGCGGGCAGACCGACCTGCTGGCGCGCTCGTTCGGTGAGTATATCGGCAAACAGGTCGGCCAGACCGTCGTCGTCGAGAACAAGGCCGGCGCATCCGGCGCCATCGGCACCGCCGAAGTCGCCCGCGCCGAGCCCGACGGCCACACCATCCTGTGCTCCATCTCGACCACCTACATCATGAACCGGGTGATGCTGAAGACGCCCGGTTACGACATGGACAAGGACCTGTCGCTGGTCAGCGTCGTCCCCGGCGCCGGACTGCTGCTGGTGGCGAATCCGGCATCGGGCGTGAAGTCGCTCGACGATTTCGTCGCCTATGCGAAGAAGAAGGACAAGATCAACTTCGGCACCTACAGCGTCGGCTCCGCCCCGCACTTCACTGTCAACGAACTCAACAAGCAGTATGGCCTCAAGATCGAGCCGATCCATTATCGCGGCGAAGCGCCGATGTGGACCGGCCTTGCCGACGGCTCGCTGGATTTCGCCATGGGCAGCTACACGGCCGCGCAATCGGTGCTGCAGAGCAATCGCGGCGTGGTGTTCGCCGTGCATTCGAAGAAGGTCGACGCGATCCCCGATATCAAGACCCTGCCCGAACAGGGGGCGACGTCGAAATTCTTCACCGTCAGCGGCTTCTCCGGCTGGGCCGTGCCGAAGGCGACGCCGCAGCCGATCGTCGACCGTCTGTCGCAACTGTTCGTCGCCGCCAACAGCGATCCGAAGATCAAGGAAGTGCTGAAGACCGTCGCTCTGGAGCCCGCCATCGGCTTCAAGGACACCAATGCGCTGTAT
It contains:
- a CDS encoding Bug family tripartite tricarboxylate transporter substrate binding protein, which gives rise to MTKRFNRRDFLAAGSAAAALPFLTRGASAQTVWQPSKQIRMVCSYPAGGQTDLLARSFGEYIGKQVGQTVVVENKAGASGAIGTAEVARAEPDGHTILCSISTTYIMNRVMLKTPGYDMDKDLSLVSVVPGAGLLLVANPASGVKSLDDFVAYAKKKDKINFGTYSVGSAPHFTVNELNKQYGLKIEPIHYRGEAPMWTGLADGSLDFAMGSYTAAQSVLQSNRGVVFAVHSKKVDAIPDIKTLPEQGATSKFFTVSGFSGWAVPKATPQPIVDRLSQLFVAANSDPKIKEVLKTVALEPAIGFKDTNALYQRELPVWIEAAQALGLQPA